In the genome of Streptomyces racemochromogenes, one region contains:
- a CDS encoding alpha/beta fold hydrolase — translation MTKHTLHAAAAAAALACLPALGPAQGTTAGAPAQPAGAGRPAAPSARFVPGPCPKTPEPVEALSTARCGYLEVPENRARPDGRTIRLAVAVIRSVRADPAPDPVVFMAGGPGADTFDDIPFLIGSGLNKDRELIVMAQRGNLHDQPNLACPEVDRANEKTVAFGWDAPEARQLLLKAFKECRERLTADGTDLSAYNTTENAADFADLRTALGIAQWNVYGYSYGSNLGLTYLRLHPEGIRALAVDSLSPPQVTILPWGWRSAREGLDAVLGACAAQPACKSRYPGLDETLDAQVAELEANPLTLDARPPGEGKPVKVVLDGGTLLNTMVGSNVKPVDIPAALEELGRGDPRRFAQGRAKDSVQPTGLVAHGLTQSVACAEWVPGTSEPDVLAAGREAFPGWPRTVLAQTPQLPFEYEVCKVWNVADNAARHRVATVSSVPALVISGTFDMKTGASYAKDASRTLSRSTSVLIPGIGHWVVPQSKCAQQVLASFLARPAAPDTGCVAGLAPAPFTITPK, via the coding sequence ATGACGAAGCACACCCTCCACGCGGCGGCCGCCGCGGCCGCCCTCGCCTGTCTGCCGGCCCTCGGCCCGGCCCAGGGCACCACCGCCGGGGCGCCCGCGCAGCCCGCCGGGGCGGGCCGCCCGGCGGCGCCGTCCGCACGGTTCGTGCCCGGCCCCTGCCCGAAGACGCCCGAGCCGGTCGAGGCGCTGAGCACGGCACGCTGCGGGTACCTGGAGGTCCCCGAGAACCGGGCCCGCCCCGACGGCCGGACCATCAGGCTCGCCGTGGCGGTGATCAGGTCCGTCAGGGCGGACCCCGCCCCGGACCCGGTGGTGTTCATGGCGGGCGGCCCCGGCGCCGACACCTTCGACGACATCCCCTTCCTGATCGGATCCGGCCTCAACAAGGACCGCGAACTGATCGTCATGGCCCAGCGCGGCAACCTCCACGACCAGCCGAACCTGGCCTGCCCGGAGGTCGACCGGGCCAACGAGAAGACCGTCGCCTTCGGCTGGGACGCCCCGGAGGCCAGGCAGCTCCTGCTGAAGGCCTTCAAGGAGTGCCGGGAGCGCCTGACCGCCGACGGGACCGACCTGAGCGCCTACAACACCACCGAGAACGCCGCCGACTTCGCCGACCTGCGCACGGCCCTCGGCATCGCGCAGTGGAACGTCTACGGGTATTCGTACGGCAGCAACCTGGGCCTCACCTACCTGCGCCTGCACCCCGAGGGGATCCGGGCGCTGGCCGTCGACTCGCTCAGCCCCCCGCAGGTCACGATCCTGCCGTGGGGCTGGCGCAGCGCCCGCGAAGGCCTCGACGCCGTCCTCGGCGCCTGCGCGGCCCAGCCCGCCTGCAAAAGCCGCTACCCCGGCCTCGACGAGACCCTGGACGCACAGGTGGCCGAGCTGGAGGCGAACCCCCTGACGCTCGACGCCCGCCCGCCGGGCGAAGGGAAGCCGGTGAAGGTCGTCCTCGACGGCGGCACCCTCCTGAACACGATGGTCGGCTCCAACGTCAAGCCGGTGGACATCCCGGCAGCGCTGGAGGAACTGGGCCGCGGCGACCCGCGGCGCTTCGCGCAGGGCCGCGCCAAGGACTCGGTCCAGCCCACCGGTCTGGTCGCCCACGGCCTGACCCAGTCGGTGGCCTGCGCCGAGTGGGTCCCGGGCACCTCGGAGCCCGACGTCCTCGCCGCCGGACGCGAGGCCTTCCCCGGCTGGCCGCGGACGGTCCTCGCACAGACCCCGCAACTGCCCTTCGAGTACGAGGTGTGCAAGGTCTGGAACGTCGCGGACAACGCGGCCCGGCACCGGGTGGCCACCGTCAGTTCCGTCCCGGCCCTCGTCATCTCCGGGACGTTCGACATGAAGACCGGCGCGAGCTACGCGAAGGACGCCTCCCGCACCCTCTCCCGCTCCACCTCCGTACTGATCCCCGGGATCGGGCACTGGGTGGTCCCGCAGTCGAAGTGCGCGCAGCAGGTGCTGGCCTCGTTCCTCGCGCGTCCGGCCGCACCCGACACCGGATGCGTCGCCGGCCTCGCGCCGGCGCCGTTCACGATCACCCCGAAGTGA
- a CDS encoding alpha/beta fold hydrolase: MPLNPTPRRRRTVRRLPARSAAVATGVLVTGLLTAPAQARPGAEDPPPVGTVARTVGDARFEPGPCPRTADPVAELDGARCGTLTVPENRTEPDSRKITLGVAVVPAKAAEPRPDPVVWLAGGPGDDAVGEARMAVDGGLNRDRDLILMSQRGTYSADPALTCRNIDEFNARATGLVHDAPSTEREHVAATKACRDRLAATGADLSAYNDIESSADLADLRKTLGLEEWNVFGISYGTQLALVYMRLHPEGIRSVGIDGVLPPSTGGSAVTWQAAKEGFGGLFKVCAEQPACNSRYPDLAGTFERLVRELEAKPVTTTVTLPGSDKRVKVVLDGSALVNWMTAATHVAPQVPLALEELANGKPQRIAEQWASGKYSPQAIGRLSHGLVYGVFCSEWTPFETEAQALRAGQRAFPSFPRPVQAQAPGLTFLRPDCDVWKVPAAPASIRDVTTSDIPTLVLSGAFDAQTAASNGAYVARTLSNAHVFTIPYEPHVVFATSKCAQEITVSFFDDPAAPRTKCLDGLKPPAFETGP, encoded by the coding sequence ATGCCTCTCAACCCCACGCCCCGTCGCCGGCGCACCGTGCGACGGCTCCCCGCCCGGTCGGCCGCCGTCGCGACCGGCGTCCTCGTCACGGGCCTGCTCACGGCGCCCGCCCAGGCGCGCCCGGGCGCCGAGGATCCGCCACCGGTCGGGACGGTCGCCCGGACCGTGGGCGACGCCCGCTTCGAACCGGGGCCCTGTCCCAGGACCGCCGACCCGGTCGCCGAACTCGACGGGGCGCGCTGCGGAACGCTCACCGTGCCCGAGAACCGCACCGAGCCGGACAGCCGCAAGATCACCCTCGGCGTCGCGGTCGTCCCGGCCAAGGCCGCCGAACCCCGCCCCGACCCGGTCGTGTGGCTCGCCGGCGGGCCCGGCGACGACGCCGTCGGAGAGGCCAGGATGGCGGTCGACGGCGGTCTCAACCGCGACCGCGACCTCATCCTCATGTCCCAGCGCGGAACGTACTCGGCCGACCCGGCACTCACCTGCCGCAACATCGACGAGTTCAACGCGCGTGCGACCGGCCTCGTCCACGACGCGCCGTCCACCGAGCGCGAGCACGTCGCGGCCACCAAGGCCTGCCGCGACCGGCTCGCCGCGACCGGGGCGGACCTGAGCGCCTACAACGACATCGAGAGCTCCGCCGACCTCGCGGACCTGCGCAAGACGCTCGGACTCGAGGAGTGGAACGTCTTCGGCATCTCCTACGGCACGCAACTGGCGCTCGTCTACATGCGCCTGCACCCCGAGGGCATCCGGTCCGTGGGCATCGACGGGGTCCTGCCGCCCTCCACCGGCGGCTCGGCCGTGACCTGGCAGGCGGCCAAAGAGGGCTTCGGCGGGCTGTTCAAGGTCTGCGCCGAACAGCCGGCCTGCAACAGCCGCTACCCCGACCTGGCCGGGACCTTCGAACGCCTCGTCCGCGAACTGGAGGCCAAGCCGGTCACCACCACCGTCACGCTCCCCGGCAGCGACAAGCGGGTGAAGGTCGTCCTGGACGGCAGCGCCCTGGTGAACTGGATGACCGCCGCCACCCACGTGGCCCCGCAGGTGCCGCTGGCACTCGAGGAACTGGCCAACGGCAAGCCCCAGCGGATCGCCGAGCAGTGGGCGAGCGGCAAGTACAGTCCCCAGGCCATCGGCCGCCTGTCACACGGGCTCGTGTACGGCGTCTTCTGCAGCGAGTGGACTCCCTTCGAGACCGAGGCGCAGGCGCTGCGCGCCGGTCAGCGGGCCTTCCCGTCCTTCCCCCGCCCGGTCCAGGCCCAGGCCCCCGGGCTCACCTTCCTGCGCCCTGACTGCGACGTCTGGAAGGTCCCCGCGGCACCCGCCTCCATCCGCGACGTCACGACGAGCGACATCCCCACCCTCGTCCTGTCGGGCGCCTTCGACGCCCAGACCGCGGCGAGCAACGGGGCGTACGTGGCCCGGACCCTGAGCAACGCCCACGTCTTCACGATCCCCTACGAACCCCACGTGGTCTTCGCGACGTCGAAGTGCGCCCAGGAGATCACCGTCTCCTTCTTCGACGACCCGGCCGCACCGCGGACGAAGTGCCTGGACGGGCTGAAGCCGCCCGCGTTCGAGACCGGCCCCTGA
- a CDS encoding PP2C family protein-serine/threonine phosphatase: MDRHRREDLTGPVLGWVLERSHDASARQIPALIDQAARRLGLAGTRLYLADLQQVRLLALPQLAAPRPDADEATEADRRAEGLDVDGSLAGLAYRSQRIQVSRDGTTAWVPVIDGVERLGVLRATGPVTDESVREACRALAGLAALIVVSKSTHNDLLVERVRSRPVTLQAELLWGFLPPRTIGTSQATSTAVLEPAYDIGGDAFDHNFGDGLLHVTLLDAMGHDLASGGASAAGLAACRSTRRSGGTLSDIAVTIERTLQQWIPDRLMTGILANLDTEHGEFTWVNCGHPPPLLIRGGHVLPEFLERPAQLPWGLGFHGQEPPRQDRVRLQPGDRVLCYSDGVIEARSAEGELFGEERLADTVIRSMASGATAPEALRRLVLDVLTYQDQRLYDDATIVLSEWHPTA; the protein is encoded by the coding sequence GTGGACAGGCATCGGCGAGAAGACCTGACGGGCCCCGTCCTCGGCTGGGTGCTGGAGCGCTCGCACGACGCGTCGGCGCGCCAGATACCGGCCCTGATCGACCAGGCCGCCCGACGGCTGGGCCTGGCCGGGACCCGCCTGTACCTGGCCGACCTGCAACAGGTCCGCCTGCTGGCACTGCCCCAGCTCGCCGCCCCCCGGCCGGACGCGGACGAGGCGACCGAGGCGGACCGGCGGGCGGAGGGGCTCGACGTCGACGGTTCCCTGGCCGGTCTGGCCTACCGCAGCCAGCGCATCCAGGTGTCCCGGGACGGCACCACCGCCTGGGTGCCGGTGATCGACGGGGTCGAGCGCCTCGGCGTCCTGCGGGCCACCGGGCCGGTGACGGACGAGTCCGTGCGGGAGGCCTGCCGGGCCCTGGCCGGGCTGGCGGCGCTGATCGTCGTCTCCAAGTCCACCCACAACGACCTCCTGGTCGAACGGGTCCGCAGCCGGCCCGTGACCCTGCAGGCGGAGCTGCTGTGGGGGTTCCTGCCGCCGCGCACGATCGGCACCAGCCAGGCGACCTCGACGGCCGTGCTGGAGCCGGCGTACGACATCGGCGGGGACGCCTTCGACCACAACTTCGGCGACGGCCTGCTGCACGTCACCCTGCTGGACGCCATGGGCCACGACCTGGCCTCCGGGGGCGCCAGCGCGGCCGGCCTGGCCGCGTGCCGGTCGACCCGCCGCTCCGGCGGCACGCTGTCCGACATCGCCGTCACCATCGAGCGCACCCTCCAGCAGTGGATCCCGGACCGGCTGATGACGGGGATCCTCGCCAACCTCGACACCGAGCACGGGGAGTTCACCTGGGTCAACTGCGGGCATCCGCCGCCCCTGCTGATCCGGGGCGGCCACGTCCTGCCCGAGTTCCTGGAGCGCCCGGCCCAACTGCCGTGGGGCCTGGGGTTCCACGGCCAGGAGCCGCCCCGGCAGGACCGGGTGCGCCTCCAGCCCGGCGACCGGGTCCTGTGCTATAGCGACGGTGTCATCGAGGCGCGGTCGGCCGAGGGCGAGCTGTTCGGCGAGGAGCGGCTGGCCGACACCGTGATCCGCTCCATGGCCTCGGGCGCCACCGCCCCCGAGGCCCTGCGCCGCCTGGTCCTGGACGTCCTCACCTACCAGGACCAGCGGCTCTACGACGACGCCACCATCGTCCTGTCCGAATGGCACCCCACCGCCTGA
- a CDS encoding DHA2 family efflux MFS transporter permease subunit — MSVPPAPPAHPPARVTAVLRVLVLSTFVVFLNETIMVNAIPRLMREFEVTAAAAGWLSTAFMLTMAVVIPVTGWFLQRVTTRTAFGLAMTLFLVGTALAAAAPAFPVLLAARVIQASGTAVMMPLLMTTLMTLVPPQDRGRVMGNITLVISVAPALGPAVSGVLLQLGSWRLLFLAVLPIAAAMALFGRRTLVNIGEPQAGPIDWLSVPLAAAGFGALVYGLSELGAGDASRAPVSPAVTTAVGAVLVALFAWRQLALQRSSTPLLDLRTFTFRHFSVALALMCLSFMGLMGAFILLPIYLQEVCGLTSLQTGLLLIPGGLTMGLLGPQVGKLYDRLGAPRLVVPGAVLTAVCLALFALTGEGTSPWLVLALHVALSAGMAFVFTPVFTSGLSVLPPHLYPHGSAILGSLQQVSAAAGTALVISVMTGHAASAAADGADATGALAAGVRWGFGVGAVLGALTVLVALLVRTPPVPEPPAVPQPQDEGGTPTDKTAGAL, encoded by the coding sequence ATGTCCGTACCCCCCGCACCGCCCGCCCACCCGCCCGCCCGCGTCACCGCCGTGCTGCGGGTCCTCGTGCTGTCCACGTTCGTCGTGTTCCTCAACGAGACGATCATGGTCAACGCCATCCCGAGGCTCATGCGCGAGTTCGAGGTCACCGCGGCGGCCGCCGGGTGGCTCTCCACGGCCTTCATGCTCACCATGGCCGTCGTCATCCCCGTGACGGGGTGGTTCCTCCAGCGCGTGACGACCCGGACCGCCTTCGGCCTCGCCATGACGCTGTTCCTCGTCGGCACGGCCCTGGCCGCGGCCGCGCCCGCCTTCCCCGTGCTGCTGGCCGCCCGCGTCATCCAGGCGAGCGGCACCGCCGTGATGATGCCGCTGCTCATGACGACCCTGATGACCCTCGTGCCGCCGCAGGACCGCGGCCGCGTCATGGGCAACATCACCCTCGTCATCTCCGTCGCGCCCGCCCTCGGCCCCGCCGTCTCCGGCGTGCTGCTCCAGCTGGGCAGCTGGCGCCTGCTGTTCCTGGCCGTGCTGCCCATCGCGGCGGCCATGGCCCTCTTCGGCCGGCGCACCCTGGTCAACATCGGCGAGCCGCAGGCCGGCCCGATCGACTGGCTGTCCGTCCCGCTGGCGGCGGCCGGTTTCGGCGCCCTGGTCTACGGGCTGAGCGAGCTCGGCGCCGGCGACGCCTCCCGGGCCCCCGTGTCCCCGGCGGTCACGACCGCGGTGGGCGCCGTGCTGGTGGCCCTGTTCGCCTGGCGGCAGCTGGCACTGCAGCGCTCCTCCACCCCGCTGCTGGACCTGCGCACCTTCACCTTCCGGCACTTCTCGGTGGCGCTCGCCCTGATGTGCCTGTCCTTCATGGGCCTCATGGGCGCGTTCATCCTCCTGCCGATCTACCTCCAGGAGGTGTGCGGCCTCACCTCGCTGCAGACCGGACTGCTCCTGATCCCCGGCGGTCTCACCATGGGCCTGCTCGGCCCGCAGGTCGGCAAGCTCTACGACCGGCTCGGCGCCCCGCGCCTGGTCGTACCCGGGGCCGTGCTCACGGCGGTCTGCCTCGCCCTGTTCGCCCTCACGGGCGAGGGAACCTCGCCGTGGCTGGTGCTCGCCCTGCACGTGGCCCTGAGCGCCGGCATGGCCTTCGTCTTCACCCCCGTCTTCACCTCGGGCCTGTCCGTCCTGCCGCCGCACCTCTACCCCCACGGCTCCGCCATCCTGGGCTCGCTCCAGCAGGTCTCCGCCGCCGCCGGCACCGCCCTGGTCATCAGCGTGATGACGGGACATGCCGCCTCGGCGGCAGCCGACGGCGCCGACGCCACCGGCGCGCTGGCGGCCGGTGTCCGGTGGGGCTTCGGCGTCGGTGCCGTGCTCGGCGCGCTGACCGTGCTGGTCGCGCTCCTGGTCCGCACCCCTCCCGTCCCGGAGCCGCCCGCCGTCCCGCAGCCCCAGGACGAGGGCGGCACCCCGACGGACAAGACCGCCGGGGCGCTCTAG
- a CDS encoding amidase family protein, translated as MKTRSVAALTAALALAPLLAAGGGGQRAVAAESGAAAGAESVLLHGLDLDSATIPELRARMERGSLTSTELTRAYLRRIRDVDPKINAVLRTSPSALREAAASDARRRLGRARGPLDGIPVLLKDNVDTRDMPTTAGSLALAGSPPARDAELVGRLRAAGAVVLGKANMSEWANFRAAKPTSGWSAVGGQTHNPYVLDRNPCGSSAGSAAAVAASLAQVAVGTETDGSIVCPAGMNGVVGHKPSLGLVSGAGVVPISAEQDTVGPMARSVVDTAIAFSVLSGHGAAGADGAFGLTGAQDPRTGGLRGKRIGLWRLPSLGAEVDALMTRTAERLRTAGAEVVEVTPPYQERLAELEFPALLSEFHRDLDAYLASRGGPRDLAGLIAFNRAHPAERTCFAGQELFEQALAAPPTTDPGYRAMRAELKDLSRRSVDETMAAHALNAIAAPANPPAWTTDCARGDNDVIPSSTPAAVAGYPSLSVPAGFVGELPVGLLLMAGDRQDAGLLSLGASVERHLDARRAPRYLPTAGPREVPGGRPGDRP; from the coding sequence ATGAAGACGAGAAGCGTCGCGGCACTGACCGCGGCCCTGGCCTTGGCGCCGCTCCTGGCCGCGGGTGGTGGGGGGCAGCGCGCGGTGGCCGCCGAGTCCGGGGCCGCGGCCGGCGCCGAGTCGGTGCTCCTGCACGGCCTCGACCTGGACTCGGCGACGATCCCCGAGTTGCGGGCGCGCATGGAGCGCGGGTCCCTGACCTCCACGGAGCTGACCCGGGCGTACCTCCGGCGGATCAGGGACGTCGACCCGAAGATCAACGCGGTGCTGCGCACCAGCCCGTCGGCCCTGCGGGAGGCGGCAGCCAGTGATGCCCGCCGCCGCCTGGGAAGGGCGCGGGGACCGCTCGACGGCATCCCCGTGCTGCTGAAGGACAACGTGGACACGCGCGACATGCCGACCACGGCCGGCTCGCTGGCGCTCGCCGGAAGCCCGCCGGCCAGGGACGCGGAGCTGGTCGGGAGGCTGCGCGCGGCGGGCGCGGTGGTCCTCGGCAAGGCCAACATGTCGGAGTGGGCCAACTTCCGTGCGGCGAAGCCCACGTCCGGCTGGTCGGCGGTGGGCGGCCAGACGCACAACCCGTACGTCCTGGACCGCAACCCGTGCGGGTCCTCGGCGGGCTCGGCCGCCGCGGTCGCCGCGTCGCTGGCCCAGGTGGCGGTCGGCACCGAGACGGACGGCTCCATCGTGTGCCCGGCCGGGATGAACGGGGTCGTCGGCCACAAGCCCAGCCTCGGGCTGGTCAGCGGGGCCGGCGTCGTGCCGATCTCCGCCGAGCAGGACACGGTCGGTCCGATGGCGCGCAGCGTCGTCGACACCGCCATCGCGTTCTCGGTGCTCAGCGGCCACGGCGCGGCGGGCGCCGACGGCGCCTTCGGCCTCACGGGGGCGCAGGACCCGCGCACCGGCGGTCTGCGCGGCAAGCGGATCGGTCTGTGGCGGCTCCCCTCGCTCGGAGCGGAGGTGGACGCCCTGATGACCCGGACCGCGGAGCGGCTGCGTACCGCCGGCGCGGAGGTCGTCGAGGTGACCCCGCCGTACCAGGAGCGGCTCGCGGAGCTGGAGTTCCCGGCCCTGCTGAGCGAGTTCCACCGGGACCTCGACGCCTACCTCGCCTCCCGCGGCGGGCCGCGCGACCTCGCGGGGCTGATCGCGTTCAACCGGGCGCACCCGGCCGAACGGACCTGCTTCGCCGGCCAGGAGCTGTTCGAGCAGGCCCTGGCCGCCCCGCCGACGACGGACCCCGGCTACCGGGCGATGCGGGCGGAGCTGAAGGACCTGTCGCGGCGGTCCGTCGACGAGACCATGGCGGCCCACGCCCTGAACGCCATCGCCGCCCCGGCGAACCCGCCCGCCTGGACGACGGACTGCGCGCGGGGCGACAACGACGTGATCCCGTCGTCCACCCCGGCCGCCGTCGCCGGCTACCCCTCGTTGTCCGTGCCCGCCGGTTTCGTCGGCGAGCTGCCGGTCGGCCTGCTCCTGATGGCCGGGGACCGGCAGGACGCCGGGCTGCTGTCGCTGGGCGCGTCGGTGGAGCGGCACCTGGACGCCCGCCGCGCCCCCCGCTACCTGCCGACGGCAGGCCCGCGCGAGGTGCCCGGCGGGCGTCCTGGGGACAGGCCCTAG
- the lanKC gene encoding class III lanthionine synthetase LanKC: MLEGFGEALADREYYLPLTRVADPGPRYAPAEVPPGLHGSDQGIWTVWGVPGTGLAGQGWKIHVSARLDRAQHVLDTVAGVCFREGVPFKHLSARLFFLFLHHKHAGRAQSGKFCAVYPPDTPTARRLLERLRDALDGEEGPYVLTDRRFRDSRTVHYRYGSFGARSRLRADGTREGLVRDGSGREVADLRLPAFHLPAGITDPFVEEEERPHAGPILIRDYEVTGAVRLGNAGGAYTARDRRTGRTVFVKEARAHNGLVFDGTDAQARLRHEYRVLSALHAAAPGVGPEPLEHFTEWEHDFLVTEYVAGQPLVAWLSRSSPLARADRTAGSVAAYYEECRRLLDGLEGALERLHRAGYRFGDLSLGNVLVTASGGVRLVDFEAASALSEPPSPMGTPGFTPPPGLVRGESDPLLGDRYGTAAVALALLAPFNETAGHAPANLELLRRDLADAAPPRDLWRRATAFHPPQEPARDRAQDGPGRPPSPAEVDADPRGCLTRLAEQVAAGLLETADAGRPDWAFPPSPEAFRTNNVCLAYGTAGVVHALRYAGAEVPREIGERLRRDALALRDALPPGLLVGSAGIAPVLAGLGWADEAIDLLRDADRHPLTAACGTLAGGRAGVGLGWLALHRLTGDGGHLERAAAAGTALLRTPDLPAVLGEHDARGLLHGRSGLALFLHRLARETGEARFLEAGRLLLHQELERTFPLDDGALSVSDDARHTRAMPYLATGAAGIAAVLTRYVATAPDERCAAALPGLVAGIRVSCATKEAGLYRGLAGLAWFLAGHAELTGTDTARGDAVRAATGLLKYAVPYRRGVRFLGAGSQRFTADLSSGGAGVLVALRRLLAGPLLAPAGRDPAGRPPELPGTAASRSAPGYAVTDRTDPDDKRRTP; encoded by the coding sequence GTGCTCGAAGGCTTCGGCGAAGCGCTCGCGGACCGGGAGTACTACCTGCCGCTGACCCGCGTGGCCGACCCCGGGCCGCGTTACGCCCCCGCGGAGGTGCCGCCGGGCCTGCACGGATCCGACCAGGGCATCTGGACCGTCTGGGGCGTCCCCGGGACCGGGCTCGCCGGACAGGGCTGGAAGATCCACGTGTCGGCGCGGCTGGACCGCGCGCAGCACGTGCTCGACACGGTCGCCGGTGTCTGCTTCCGCGAAGGCGTGCCGTTCAAGCACCTCAGCGCCCGGCTCTTCTTCCTGTTCCTCCATCACAAGCACGCCGGGCGGGCCCAGTCGGGCAAGTTCTGCGCCGTCTACCCGCCGGACACGCCGACCGCCCGCCGGCTGCTGGAGCGGCTGCGCGACGCGCTCGACGGGGAGGAGGGGCCGTACGTCCTCACCGACCGGCGCTTTCGCGACTCGCGGACGGTCCACTACCGCTACGGCTCCTTCGGCGCCCGCAGCCGGCTGCGGGCCGACGGCACCCGGGAGGGGCTGGTCCGTGACGGCTCCGGCCGCGAGGTGGCGGACCTGCGGCTGCCCGCCTTCCACCTGCCCGCGGGGATCACGGACCCCTTCGTCGAGGAGGAGGAGCGGCCGCACGCGGGCCCGATCCTGATCCGCGACTACGAGGTGACCGGCGCGGTGCGCCTGGGCAACGCCGGCGGCGCCTACACGGCCCGGGACCGGCGCACCGGCCGTACCGTCTTCGTGAAAGAGGCCCGCGCCCACAACGGCCTGGTCTTCGACGGGACCGACGCGCAAGCCCGGCTGCGGCACGAGTACCGCGTGCTGAGCGCCCTGCACGCGGCCGCCCCCGGGGTGGGCCCGGAGCCGCTGGAGCACTTCACGGAGTGGGAGCACGACTTCCTCGTCACCGAGTACGTGGCGGGGCAGCCGCTGGTGGCCTGGCTGAGCCGGTCCTCCCCGCTGGCCCGCGCCGACCGCACGGCCGGGTCCGTCGCCGCCTACTACGAGGAGTGCCGGCGCCTGCTGGACGGGCTGGAGGGCGCGCTGGAGCGGCTGCACCGCGCCGGCTACCGCTTCGGCGACCTCAGCCTGGGCAACGTCCTGGTCACCGCGTCGGGCGGGGTCCGGCTGGTGGACTTCGAGGCGGCCTCGGCGCTGTCCGAGCCGCCCTCGCCGATGGGCACCCCGGGGTTCACTCCGCCACCCGGCCTGGTCCGCGGCGAGTCCGATCCGCTGCTGGGGGACCGGTACGGCACGGCGGCGGTCGCGCTGGCGCTCCTGGCGCCGTTCAACGAGACCGCCGGACACGCGCCCGCCAACCTGGAGCTGCTGCGCCGCGACCTGGCGGACGCGGCTCCGCCGCGGGACCTGTGGCGGCGGGCGACCGCCTTCCACCCGCCGCAGGAGCCGGCGCGGGACCGGGCCCAGGACGGTCCCGGCCGGCCGCCCTCCCCGGCCGAGGTGGACGCCGATCCGCGGGGCTGCCTCACCCGGCTGGCCGAGCAGGTCGCGGCGGGGCTGCTGGAGACGGCCGACGCCGGCCGGCCGGACTGGGCCTTCCCGCCCTCGCCCGAGGCGTTCCGCACCAACAACGTGTGCCTGGCCTACGGCACGGCCGGGGTGGTGCACGCCCTGCGGTACGCCGGGGCCGAGGTGCCGCGGGAGATCGGCGAACGGCTGCGCCGCGACGCGCTGGCGCTGCGCGACGCGCTGCCCCCCGGCCTCCTCGTCGGCTCGGCCGGCATCGCCCCGGTGCTGGCGGGCCTGGGCTGGGCGGACGAGGCCATCGACCTGCTCCGGGACGCCGACCGCCATCCGCTGACCGCCGCCTGCGGCACCCTGGCCGGCGGGCGGGCCGGGGTCGGCCTGGGCTGGCTGGCCCTGCACCGGCTGACCGGCGACGGCGGCCACCTGGAGCGGGCCGCCGCCGCGGGGACGGCCCTGTTGCGCACCCCCGACCTGCCGGCCGTCCTCGGCGAGCACGACGCCCGGGGCCTGCTGCACGGCCGCTCGGGCCTCGCCCTCTTCCTCCACCGCCTGGCCCGTGAGACCGGCGAGGCCCGCTTCCTGGAGGCGGGCCGCCTGCTGCTCCACCAGGAGCTGGAGCGGACCTTCCCGCTGGACGACGGCGCCCTGTCCGTCTCCGACGACGCGCGGCACACCCGCGCCATGCCGTACCTGGCCACGGGCGCGGCCGGGATCGCGGCGGTGCTCACCCGCTACGTGGCCACCGCGCCAGACGAGCGCTGCGCGGCGGCGCTGCCGGGGCTGGTCGCCGGCATCCGGGTCTCCTGCGCCACGAAGGAGGCGGGCCTGTACCGGGGGCTGGCCGGACTGGCCTGGTTCCTGGCCGGGCACGCCGAGCTCACCGGCACGGACACCGCGCGCGGGGACGCCGTGCGCGCCGCGACCGGCCTGCTGAAGTACGCCGTCCCGTACCGGCGCGGCGTCCGCTTTCTCGGCGCGGGCTCCCAGCGCTTCACCGCCGACCTGTCCAGCGGCGGGGCCGGTGTCCTCGTGGCCTTGCGGCGCCTGCTGGCCGGCCCGCTCCTGGCGCCCGCCGGGCGGGATCCGGCGGGGCGCCCCCCTGAACTCCCGGGCACGGCGGCGAGCCGCTCCGCGCCCGGGTACGCGGTCACCGACCGGACCGACCCCGACGACAAGAGGAGAACACCATGA